One genomic region from Candidatus Gastranaerophilales bacterium encodes:
- a CDS encoding Cof-type HAD-IIB family hydrolase produces the protein MKKNIKLIVLDIDGTIVGKSTKPSERVKKAIKKVTRQGVKVVIATGRMYEATYPLLEELGLDTPCINYQGAVIRDRDKIYREIKLPKNLVMEVANALRPFDVQVNLYAEGKLIVEKVYDCLANYIGIRHIGYKKVDRFEDLHDAHFAKLVAIDDNKDKVSEIRDIFAEKYKGVLNVVKSTDNYCEFVDIEASKGKSIKFLAGMWGLKTDEIMAAGDQDNDIDMIEAAGFGVAMANGSPDIKKNADFIAPDVEEDGIAQVIEKFVLND, from the coding sequence ATGAAAAAGAATATTAAATTAATTGTTTTGGATATTGACGGTACTATTGTAGGCAAAAGTACAAAACCCTCGGAACGAGTTAAAAAAGCTATTAAAAAAGTTACCCGGCAAGGTGTAAAGGTGGTTATTGCTACAGGAAGAATGTATGAGGCTACTTATCCTTTGCTTGAAGAATTGGGGCTTGATACCCCTTGCATCAATTATCAGGGTGCAGTTATCAGGGATAGAGATAAAATATATAGGGAAATTAAGTTGCCAAAAAATCTCGTAATGGAAGTTGCAAACGCGTTAAGACCTTTTGATGTACAAGTAAATCTCTATGCGGAAGGAAAATTAATTGTAGAAAAAGTTTATGATTGTTTGGCAAATTATATCGGCATCAGACATATTGGATATAAAAAAGTGGATAGGTTTGAAGATTTGCATGATGCTCATTTTGCTAAATTAGTTGCCATTGATGATAACAAGGATAAGGTTAGTGAAATAAGAGATATATTCGCCGAAAAATATAAAGGGGTTTTAAACGTTGTTAAATCAACTGATAATTACTGTGAATTTGTTGATATAGAAGCTTCTAAGGGGAAGTCAATAAAATTTTTGGCCGGAATGTGGGGGCTTAAAACAGATGAGATAATGGCTGCAGGTGATCAGGATAATGATATAGATATGATTGAAGCGGCAGGTTTTGGGGTGGCTATGGCTAACGGCAGCCCCGATATTAAAAAGAATGCTGATTTTATTGCGCCTGATGTTGAAGAAGACGGCATTGCACAGGTTATTGAAAAATTTGTTCTTAACGATTAA
- a CDS encoding NUDIX hydrolase: MSKLEEKTLSSKELLKAKMLRVRSDDVLISNGRKSVREVVELAEGVVAVPFLNKETIVFIRQYRYPVSQEIIELPAGKLEEGEDPFDCIKRELTEETGYSAKEWENLGFIFTTPGVCNEKLHLYIARDLEYLQTNFDDGEVIETFNVNINQVDDMIKSGQINDAKTICAIYRAIGSIKNEKEY; the protein is encoded by the coding sequence ATGTCTAAACTTGAAGAAAAAACTTTATCATCAAAAGAACTTCTGAAAGCTAAAATGCTCAGAGTCCGCTCTGATGATGTACTTATTTCTAACGGCAGAAAAAGTGTAAGAGAGGTTGTTGAGCTTGCTGAAGGGGTCGTGGCGGTTCCTTTTCTTAATAAGGAAACAATAGTTTTTATCAGACAGTACCGCTATCCCGTTTCTCAGGAAATTATTGAACTTCCGGCAGGAAAGCTTGAAGAGGGGGAAGACCCGTTTGATTGTATAAAAAGAGAACTTACCGAAGAAACAGGATACAGCGCTAAAGAATGGGAAAATCTGGGGTTTATTTTTACCACTCCGGGGGTTTGTAATGAAAAGCTGCATCTGTACATTGCACGGGATTTAGAGTATTTGCAGACAAACTTTGACGATGGTGAAGTTATTGAAACGTTTAATGTGAATATAAACCAGGTTGATGATATGATTAAATCAGGACAAATTAATGATGCGAAGACTATTTGTGCTATTTACAGGGCTATAGGCAGTATAAAAAATGAAAAAGAATATTAA
- a CDS encoding MarR family transcriptional regulator → MSNLDKSVELGICYDINRITTMIRLSVLQALMASPFKDITLEQYEVLFVLLKNNGVYQRQLAKLLLKDRPNVTRMLSILEEKKFIRREQQASNKKVIYVYITDLGLERVKEVAIIKNKQVQQILKNFTENELAQFTGLVDKMKSNLANLFTIQT, encoded by the coding sequence TTGAGTAATTTAGATAAATCGGTTGAGCTTGGTATTTGTTACGATATTAATAGAATTACTACAATGATTAGGTTATCGGTTTTACAGGCGTTGATGGCGTCACCTTTTAAAGATATAACTTTGGAACAGTACGAAGTTTTGTTTGTCCTGCTTAAAAATAACGGGGTTTATCAAAGACAGCTTGCTAAACTTTTGCTTAAAGACAGACCTAATGTTACAAGAATGCTTTCTATTCTTGAAGAAAAGAAATTTATTCGCAGAGAACAACAGGCAAGTAATAAAAAAGTTATTTATGTTTATATTACAGATTTAGGGCTGGAACGTGTTAAAGAAGTCGCTATTATTAAAAATAAACAGGTTCAGCAAATTCTTAAGAACTTTACGGAAAATGAACTTGCGCAATTTACGGGACTTGTTGATAAAATGAAGTCTAATCTCGCTAATTTATTTACTATACAGACGTAA
- a CDS encoding glycosyl hydrolase 108 family protein, whose product MSEITIKPVAEPVVMPVPTAKSRAVAASGTGAPSIFSGTESKTKPETLPAEPEFSEHTVKKGDTLTKIAARHGIELKELMRANGLNKKSADKLQIGQKLLIPIKPKAQNTTQTINSASSDKNFQQALSFVLKKEGGYNPNDKGGGSNKGIRQDIYHAYLRKNGKEIKPITQITDKEVEEIYYKEYFKASGADKIKDPKLALAVFDTSVNMGVSVGKAILKASNGDFNKFLELRIEKYKSIVKANPAHAKYLNGWIARVNSLRDF is encoded by the coding sequence ATGAGCGAAATAACAATTAAACCTGTAGCTGAACCTGTAGTTATGCCTGTACCTACAGCTAAATCTAGGGCTGTAGCTGCATCTGGAACTGGGGCTCCATCAATTTTCTCAGGCACAGAATCTAAAACAAAACCGGAAACACTACCTGCAGAACCTGAATTTTCCGAACACACTGTAAAAAAAGGCGACACATTAACTAAAATAGCTGCTAGACATGGTATAGAGTTAAAGGAATTAATGCGGGCAAACGGACTTAATAAAAAAAGTGCAGACAAACTACAAATTGGACAAAAACTTCTTATTCCGATAAAACCTAAAGCACAAAATACCACTCAAACAATCAATAGCGCAAGTTCAGATAAAAACTTCCAACAAGCGCTTTCTTTCGTTCTCAAAAAAGAAGGCGGCTACAACCCTAATGACAAAGGCGGTGGAAGCAATAAAGGCATCAGACAAGATATTTACCATGCTTATCTGCGCAAAAATGGAAAAGAAATCAAACCAATAACACAAATAACTGATAAAGAAGTCGAAGAAATTTATTACAAAGAGTACTTTAAAGCCTCGGGTGCAGATAAAATAAAAGACCCTAAATTAGCATTAGCTGTTTTTGACACTTCTGTTAACATGGGTGTTTCTGTAGGAAAAGCTATTCTTAAAGCAAGCAACGGGGATTTCAATAAATTCTTGGAACTTAGAATAGAAAAATATAAATCAATAGTTAAAGCAAACCCTGCACATGCAAAATATTTAAACGGATGGATTGCCAGAGTAAATTCTCTTCGTGACTTTTAG